A genomic segment from Methanolobus zinderi encodes:
- a CDS encoding 4Fe-4S binding protein has translation MNEVVFGVKDDKQLIYLPEKCIGCGTCTMACPKSSLVIGSVGAVARGLIDKDFLENQEELCILCGICAKTCPTGALELRQAGKSVNDNSYISVALKETTVNDNCVHCGLCEQICPQGCIEVKQWLSDDGSASVDGETVINNDCCIHCGWCMEVCPVDAIAVEKPFQGTWHRDEDTCTACRTCVDTCPCNALFNPDWEAGQRVDKVAQRADACIYCGACDVCCPVDAITVNKTAIVPEVEKKGLLEKKLLNKDVPRPTLTSVLETDEEACLGCGNCVIVCPVNATDGEVGAGYLNEVDGKKLLEVRNGTVKVVDQEICGSDGACAMICPVDAIKLVRREL, from the coding sequence ATGAACGAAGTAGTGTTTGGAGTAAAAGACGACAAGCAACTGATATATCTTCCAGAGAAATGTATCGGTTGTGGAACGTGTACCATGGCATGTCCTAAGAGTTCTTTAGTTATCGGTTCAGTCGGAGCCGTAGCCAGGGGACTTATAGACAAGGACTTCCTCGAAAACCAGGAAGAACTCTGCATTTTATGCGGAATTTGTGCAAAGACATGCCCCACTGGCGCACTTGAACTGAGACAGGCTGGAAAGTCTGTAAATGACAACAGCTACATCAGTGTTGCTCTTAAGGAAACAACTGTCAACGACAACTGTGTACACTGTGGTCTCTGTGAACAGATATGTCCGCAGGGATGCATCGAGGTCAAGCAGTGGCTTTCAGATGATGGAAGCGCAAGTGTTGATGGTGAGACAGTTATAAACAACGATTGCTGTATCCACTGTGGGTGGTGTATGGAAGTCTGTCCTGTTGATGCGATTGCCGTGGAAAAGCCATTCCAGGGTACCTGGCACAGGGACGAGGACACCTGTACAGCATGCAGAACATGTGTGGACACCTGCCCATGTAATGCACTTTTCAATCCTGACTGGGAAGCAGGCCAGAGAGTGGACAAGGTCGCACAGCGTGCTGATGCATGTATATACTGTGGTGCCTGTGATGTGTGCTGCCCGGTAGATGCAATAACAGTTAACAAGACAGCTATCGTACCTGAAGTCGAAAAGAAAGGACTCCTTGAGAAGAAACTTCTTAACAAAGATGTACCAAGGCCGACGCTTACATCCGTACTGGAGACCGACGAAGAGGCATGCCTTGGTTGCGGAAACTGTGTAATAGTATGTCCTGTGAATGCAACCGACGGAGAGGTCGGAGCCGGTTACCTCAACGAAGTTGACGGCAAGAAGCTCCTTGAGGTCAGAAACGGTACGGTCAAGGTAGTTGACCAGGAAATCTGTGGTTCTGACGGAGCTTGTGCCATGATATGCCCTGTAGATGCTATCAAACTCGTGAGGAGGGAGTTATAA
- a CDS encoding molybdopterin dinucleotide binding domain-containing protein, with protein MQALLNTGSTINEGRLAKGGNKYSDEYTKECGVCWMCAEDYAALGCPEKVSVTSRDGKHTIAVYPKVTEAMRPGQVFIPRSIWANVVVEPDTFSTGSPRYKGSPVTVEPTDEEVLSAEEVVLKLYMGGE; from the coding sequence ATGCAAGCATTACTCAATACAGGAAGTACTATCAACGAAGGAAGACTTGCCAAGGGCGGTAACAAGTACTCCGACGAATACACAAAGGAATGTGGTGTCTGCTGGATGTGTGCAGAGGACTATGCAGCCCTCGGATGCCCGGAAAAGGTGTCAGTTACATCCAGGGACGGAAAACATACAATTGCAGTTTACCCGAAGGTTACAGAGGCAATGAGACCGGGCCAGGTTTTCATACCAAGATCCATCTGGGCCAATGTAGTCGTCGAACCTGACACATTCTCCACGGGTTCACCACGTTACAAGGGAAGCCCCGTCACTGTTGAACCTACAGATGAAGAGGTACTCAGCGCCGAGGAAGTTGTCCTGAAGCTGTACATGGGAGGTGAATAA
- a CDS encoding formylmethanofuran dehydrogenase subunit C, whose translation MAEVTLKPTGNFDLTVEAETITPDNFAGKTAEEIGKILVWQGPEEYPLANYFDVKGDGGSSAEDTTIVVDGDVPRIKRIGEGMTAGKILIKGSTGMHVGAEMAGGEIVVEGDAGSWAGMEMKGGLLHIKGNTHDHLGSAYRGSWNGMTGGRIVVGGDAINQVGGGMSGGEIIIEGNVKHFCGIRINGGLIVVKGNAHRTVGAEMTGGTIVIGGNIERFTPGFELEDVEADIKFEDIACTGEYKKFTGDYAIPQKGKGTLYVSCANNECL comes from the coding sequence ATGGCAGAAGTAACTCTTAAACCAACAGGAAACTTTGACCTGACAGTTGAGGCTGAAACCATCACACCTGACAACTTTGCAGGTAAGACCGCAGAGGAGATCGGTAAAATACTCGTCTGGCAGGGACCGGAGGAATATCCTCTTGCCAATTATTTTGATGTCAAGGGCGATGGCGGGTCAAGTGCTGAGGATACCACCATTGTAGTTGACGGTGACGTACCAAGAATCAAGCGCATCGGTGAAGGCATGACAGCCGGAAAGATCCTCATCAAGGGCTCAACCGGCATGCATGTTGGTGCTGAGATGGCCGGCGGCGAGATCGTTGTGGAAGGAGACGCAGGTTCATGGGCCGGTATGGAAATGAAAGGCGGTCTGCTTCACATTAAAGGAAACACACATGATCACCTCGGTTCCGCATACAGAGGTAGCTGGAACGGTATGACCGGCGGACGCATAGTCGTTGGCGGCGATGCCATAAACCAGGTAGGCGGCGGAATGAGCGGAGGAGAGATCATCATAGAAGGAAATGTAAAGCACTTCTGTGGAATCCGCATAAACGGCGGCCTTATCGTTGTAAAAGGAAACGCTCACAGAACAGTCGGAGCAGAGATGACCGGCGGCACCATCGTTATCGGAGGTAACATTGAAAGGTTCACCCCGGGATTCGAGCTGGAAGATGTCGAAGCTGATATCAAGTTCGAGGACATCGCGTGCACCGGCGAATACAAGAAGTTCACAGGTGACTACGCCATCCCGCAGAAAGGAAAAGGCACATTGTACGTGTCCTGTGCAAACAACGAGTGTCTCTGA
- a CDS encoding formylmethanofuran dehydrogenase subunit A, which yields MAGTIAIKNGYVYDPLNEVNGEKMDIFIRNGKVVTELTASELKDAKEIDASGKTVMPGGVDSHSHVAGAKVNGGRMMRPEDHYKFYQKKTPIAHSGCGYSVPSVYLGGYEYSKMGYTTVFEAAVPPMEARHTHEEMRSTPMLDMGGYLVLGNNWFLMRYLKEGDIEKAAAYIAWMMKTHKTYGIKCVNPAGVENWGWGENVGALDQANIHFEVTPEEIIKGLTELNEMLGFPMPVHLHANNLGHPGCWEITRDSLKIPKPVKARPNTNVEWAETKMKPQRHESVYLTHCQFNAFGGTSWRDFESGVKGITDYVNSHDHVVMDSGCVPFGDATVMTGDGPAIHDLYVLTGHKWSNTDVECECGSGVLPFTYLKSNPVHSVQWAMGLETLLYVKDAWKSIMTTDSPNGGPFIKYPQVIAWLMSNKARQDTFAECHKWAQDRSGLAAETREMDLNEIAIVTRANAARTIGLAHSKGTLAVGADGDVAIYDLDPKALEVSDYESIIRAFENAAYTVKGGEVVSQKGEIVAIPEKKTYYSDIAISAEDEKNMLNDVKDWFKYYTIGFNNYPTPDKYLANPTPIKIDAEV from the coding sequence ATGGCTGGAACAATTGCAATTAAGAATGGTTATGTTTACGATCCCCTGAACGAAGTCAATGGGGAAAAAATGGACATCTTCATCAGGAACGGTAAAGTTGTTACCGAACTTACCGCATCCGAGCTGAAAGATGCCAAGGAAATCGATGCATCCGGCAAGACCGTAATGCCGGGTGGTGTGGACTCACACTCACACGTCGCCGGAGCAAAGGTCAACGGCGGTAGGATGATGAGGCCTGAGGACCACTACAAATTCTACCAGAAGAAGACACCTATCGCACACTCAGGATGCGGATACAGTGTTCCTTCAGTATACCTCGGAGGATATGAATACTCCAAGATGGGATACACAACTGTCTTCGAGGCAGCTGTCCCGCCAATGGAAGCACGCCACACCCACGAGGAAATGCGCTCAACCCCAATGCTGGACATGGGCGGATACCTTGTACTGGGTAACAATTGGTTCCTTATGAGATACCTCAAGGAAGGAGACATCGAGAAGGCTGCAGCATACATTGCCTGGATGATGAAGACCCACAAGACCTACGGTATAAAATGTGTCAACCCTGCCGGTGTAGAGAACTGGGGATGGGGAGAGAACGTAGGAGCTCTTGATCAGGCAAACATCCACTTCGAGGTCACACCAGAGGAGATCATAAAAGGACTCACAGAGCTTAACGAGATGCTCGGATTCCCGATGCCAGTGCACCTGCACGCAAACAACCTCGGACACCCCGGATGCTGGGAGATCACAAGGGACTCACTCAAGATTCCAAAGCCTGTCAAGGCAAGGCCAAACACCAATGTCGAGTGGGCAGAGACAAAGATGAAGCCACAGAGGCATGAGTCCGTATACCTTACACACTGTCAGTTCAACGCATTCGGCGGAACATCCTGGAGAGACTTCGAATCCGGAGTCAAGGGAATCACCGACTACGTGAACAGCCACGACCACGTTGTAATGGACAGCGGATGTGTACCATTCGGTGACGCAACGGTTATGACCGGTGACGGTCCTGCGATCCACGACCTCTACGTACTTACCGGACACAAGTGGTCCAACACGGATGTAGAGTGTGAGTGTGGTTCAGGAGTACTTCCGTTCACATACCTGAAGAGCAACCCTGTACACAGTGTACAGTGGGCAATGGGTCTTGAGACACTGCTCTACGTCAAGGACGCATGGAAGAGTATCATGACAACCGACAGCCCCAACGGCGGACCATTCATCAAATACCCACAGGTAATTGCATGGCTGATGTCCAACAAGGCAAGACAGGACACCTTTGCAGAATGCCACAAGTGGGCACAGGACAGGTCTGGACTGGCTGCCGAGACAAGGGAGATGGACCTCAACGAGATTGCCATTGTCACCCGTGCAAATGCTGCAAGGACAATCGGTCTTGCACACAGCAAGGGAACACTCGCAGTTGGTGCTGACGGAGATGTCGCAATATATGACCTTGATCCAAAGGCACTCGAAGTAAGTGACTATGAGAGCATCATAAGGGCCTTTGAGAACGCAGCATACACCGTCAAGGGCGGTGAGGTCGTATCCCAGAAGGGTGAGATCGTTGCGATCCCCGAGAAGAAGACCTACTACAGTGATATCGCAATCAGCGCTGAGGATGAGAAGAACATGCTCAACGACGTGAAGGACTGGTTCAAGTACTACACCATCGGATTCAACAACTATCCGACACCTGACAAGTACCTTGCAAACCCAACCCCGATCAAGATAGACGCAGAGGTGTGA